The segment TCACCTGCAGCTCGCCTGACGGCTTCGACCAAACTCTCTTCCCCAGGCCCATAGCTCACCACCGCGCGCCAGCCGGTGAGTGCCCCGGAACCGACCAGTCGCCGGCAAAGCTCCCCGTAGCGCTCGGGCGGCCAGCACTTGGATCCCCAGCCGCCGCCAGGGTGCACCACAAAAAACTTGACGACCTTCGCTTCCGCCAAACGTTGCTCGACGTAGGCTTCCGCCTCCTCCAAACGCGGCAAGAAAAACGGAACCCCACCCCCAAGCTTCGGGGCCGCTGCCGCCTTCGCCCCGGGCACCTGAGCGCGCCCGCCTTGAGACTGGCGAGCAAGGCTCAGGTTGTGATCTACCACGTGGAGCCCGCCGGGAACGACCGTTCGATCATAGAAGATGGCCGCGCCGCGTTCGCGGCAGAACCGGCCGGCAAACCCCACCACCTGCGTTGCGCCAGACAACCACGCCATCAAGCCTGACTTGTAGAGCCCTTGAAAATCAATGGCGGTTTGATAGTGGCGGGCAAGCAGTTGCCGGCGGCACTGGCGCATGGCTTGCCAGGTGGCCCGCCGCATCGGGTGACGTCGCCAGGCAGCGGTGTCGGCGGTGATGACCTCGTCCAAATCGGGATTCTCAACCAGCAGAGGCGCCCAGCGCTTTTCCACCAGCCAATCGATCCGCGCTTCCGGAAATGCCTGGCGAAGGGCAGCCGCTGCCGGGAGCGCGTGCACCACGTCGCCCAGCGAGCTAAGGCGAATGATGAGCAAACGGGGTTCGGTCATCTCTTTCGGCGGCCAGACGTGAACGTTCACCGCGAGCGAACCTGTCGGCGGTTAGCAGCGCCGCGCTTTAGGGCGGCATGCATGACGGGCTAAAGCCTGTCAGTCCCAAGCGGATGGCGGCAAAGAGTTCGCTCGTCGAGTGCGTCTTGGGATCGCCGACAATGGCGACGCGGCCGCCGTAGCCGCGCACCACGTCGCGCTCCGGCACCGTCTCGGCGGTGTAGTCCGTGCCCTTGGCATGCACATCGGGCCGCAAGGCAAGAAGCAAATTTTCCACGGTGTTCTCCTCGAACACGACGACGTAATCCACGGCGGCGCATGCGGCCACCAGCTCGGCGCGAGCGCGTTCCCCCAGGACCGGCCGGCCGGGGCCCTTCAACCGCCTCACGCTGGCATCGCTGTTAACGCCGGCGACGAGGAGATCTCCCTCCGCCCGCGCGCCGGTAAGATAGCGCACGTGGCCGACGTGCAAGATATCAAAGCAGCCGTTGGCGAGCACGATGCCTCGGCCGCGGGCCCCCATTTCATCGGGGCGGGCGCGCGCTTCCCGCACCCGCCCAAGGAGTTGTTCGAGCGTCAGAATTTTGGATTGGGTGCTCAACGGCGTTCGATGGCGGCGCGAAGTTCCTCCCGGGTGACAGTGGCCGTGCCGCGCTTCATCACTACGATTCCCCCGGCATAGTTGGCCAGCCGGGCGGCGTCCAGGAAACCGGCGCCGGCCGCCAGCGCCAGCGTGAAGACGGCAATCACGGTATCCCCCGCGCCGGTTACATCGGCGATCTCGTCGGTGCCGAAGATGGGAATGTATTGCGGCTTCCGGTCCGGTTCGAAGAGCACCATGCCGTCTTTGCCGCGGGTGACCAGCAGCGCCTGCAGCCCCATGCGCCGCAGGATCTCCTTGCCGCACTCTTCGAGCTTCCTGGCGTCCGTGCCGATGGGCCGGGCGAAGAGCTCTTCGATCTCCGGCTCATTGGGCGTGGCGGCGGTTACTTGCGGATAGCGAAGGAGATTGTGACGGGCATCGAGCGTAATGGGGACGGACTTTTCGACGGTCGCGGAGATCGCCCGCACGAGCTCCGGGCTGGCGGCGCCATAACCATAATCGGAGATCAACACCGCCTTCGCGCCTCTTTGGAATCGCTGCGCGGCTGCTTTGAGCTTCCGCAGGACCGCCGGCGCAAGCGGCTCTCCCGCTTCGCGATCCATCCGCAAAACCTGTTGGGCCGCCGTATGCGTCCAGCCGGCCAGGTAACGCGTCTTGGTGGTGGTGCGGCGGCCGCGCGCGCGAACGACGCCCCCCAGATCAATTTTCTTTTGGTCGAAATACTCGAGCAGAGCCTGACCCGGCCGATCATCGCCGAGCACACCCACGGGCAAGGGCTTGGCGCCAAGGTCAGCCAGGTTGTTCACGGCGTTGGCGCCGCCTCCGGGGACGATGCGCTCGTGGCGATGCCGGAGGATGACCACCGGCGCTTCCCGCGAAACGCGCGCGATTTCTCCGTAAACGTACTCGTCGGCCACCAGGTCGGCAATCACCAGAATCTTGAGCCCGGCAAAGCGGTCGAGAATCCTGCCGAGCCGGTCGGTCTCGGCTTGCCCGCCAAAACCGCTCTTCCGCGGAGTTCGGCCTTGTTCTGGGCGGGCTTGTCGGGATTGGCTCATCGCCTCTTGAGCAGCTTCAGGATTTCTTCCACGGCCTCGAGCGAATTGGCGGCGACCACTTCCGGCTGGCGCGGCCAAGTTCCCCGGTAGTGTTCCCAGTCGCCCAGCCCGTACCCGGTCATCACCAGCGCGGCCCGCGCACCCACCAAATGCGCCATCTCCACGTCCATGTAGCGATCGCTGATCAGGTACGACCGCGTCAGGTCAATGCCCAACTCTTGCTCGGCCCGGAGCAGCATCCCCGGCTTCGGTTTGCGGCAATCACACTCCTGGTTGGGGCTGTGCGGGCAGTAGTAGATCGCCGCCAGAGTTCCCCCGCCTTCCTTGATTTTCTGGTCGAGAAGGCGATGAATCTCCTTCACCAGAGTTTCGGGAAACATTCGCCGGGCGACCCCCGATTGATTCGTGACCACCACCGCGATCAGGCCGGCCTGGTTCACGCGCCGCACCGCCTCCGCCGCCCAGGGCAGCACGTGAAAGCGGCTGATGTGGTTCACGTAGCCGATCTCATCGGCAAGAGTGCCGTCGCGGTCAAAAAAAATGGCAGCTCGGCGCGAATCGGCTTCAGGCATTCGGGACATCCTTCCGGTTCAGCCAATATTCCGCCGCTCGAAACACCTCATTCACCTCAATGCGCTTCATGCAACGGTGGTCAATCGGGCAGGCGCGCAAGAAGCAGGGGCTGCAGAAAACTTTGTGTTGCACGAGGGTGCGCCGCCGGGTGAGCGGCCCCGTGCCAGCCGGGTCAGTCGGACCAAAAATCGCCACCACCGCCAGGCCCACCGCCGCCGCGATATGCATGGCGCCGGAATCGTTGCCGATAAAAAGATCGCAGCAACGCAGCAGCGCGGCAAATTCGGGCAGGCTCG is part of the Candidatus Acidiferrales bacterium genome and harbors:
- a CDS encoding glycosyltransferase family 9 protein; this encodes MTEPRLLIIRLSSLGDVVHALPAAAALRQAFPEARIDWLVEKRWAPLLVENPDLDEVITADTAAWRRHPMRRATWQAMRQCRRQLLARHYQTAIDFQGLYKSGLMAWLSGATQVVGFAGRFCRERGAAIFYDRTVVPGGLHVVDHNLSLARQSQGGRAQVPGAKAAAAPKLGGGVPFFLPRLEEAEAYVEQRLAEAKVVKFFVVHPGGGWGSKCWPPERYGELCRRLVGSGALTGWRAVVSYGPGEESLVEAVRRAAGEARLVVFPTDLLQLIALLRRAGLFIGGDTGPLHLAVAAGTPVVGL
- a CDS encoding adenylyltransferase/cytidyltransferase family protein, with amino-acid sequence MSTQSKILTLEQLLGRVREARARPDEMGARGRGIVLANGCFDILHVGHVRYLTGARAEGDLLVAGVNSDASVRRLKGPGRPVLGERARAELVAACAAVDYVVVFEENTVENLLLALRPDVHAKGTDYTAETVPERDVVRGYGGRVAIVGDPKTHSTSELFAAIRLGLTGFSPSCMPP
- a CDS encoding PfkB family carbohydrate kinase — translated: MSQSRQARPEQGRTPRKSGFGGQAETDRLGRILDRFAGLKILVIADLVADEYVYGEIARVSREAPVVILRHRHERIVPGGGANAVNNLADLGAKPLPVGVLGDDRPGQALLEYFDQKKIDLGGVVRARGRRTTTKTRYLAGWTHTAAQQVLRMDREAGEPLAPAVLRKLKAAAQRFQRGAKAVLISDYGYGAASPELVRAISATVEKSVPITLDARHNLLRYPQVTAATPNEPEIEELFARPIGTDARKLEECGKEILRRMGLQALLVTRGKDGMVLFEPDRKPQYIPIFGTDEIADVTGAGDTVIAVFTLALAAGAGFLDAARLANYAGGIVVMKRGTATVTREELRAAIERR
- a CDS encoding HAD family hydrolase, whose product is MPEADSRRAAIFFDRDGTLADEIGYVNHISRFHVLPWAAEAVRRVNQAGLIAVVVTNQSGVARRMFPETLVKEIHRLLDQKIKEGGGTLAAIYYCPHSPNQECDCRKPKPGMLLRAEQELGIDLTRSYLISDRYMDVEMAHLVGARAALVMTGYGLGDWEHYRGTWPRQPEVVAANSLEAVEEILKLLKRR